Genomic window (Acidicapsa ligni):
GATGTCTGGCAGTACATCCACGAGGAGAACATCCCCGTCGTCGATCTCTACTTTGCAAAAGAGAGGCCGATGTATATTCGCGGCGATAGTTTGTTGCCCATCGAGCAGTCATTCGTTGCGCGACTTGGGGAACAGCCTACGCTGGTCAAATCGCGATTACGCTCTCTCGGCTGTAGTCCATGCACAGGAGCGATTCGTTCCGACGCAGACACGATTCCCGCCATCATCGCGGAACTCCTATCCTTCCGCTCCTCCGAACGTGCGAATCGAGCGATTGATCACGACCAGGAAGGCTCAATGGAAATTAAGAAACGCGAGGGCTATTTCTAGTGACACTTGCAGCCCCCAGCTTTGTTATTGATCAATTTCTAACGCAGGAGCGCGAAAAAGATCTTCTTCGTTTCTCAACCGCTGGGAGTGTCGATGATGGAAAATCGACGCTCATCGGACGGCTTCTCTATGACACGCAATCGGTCTATGAAGATCAGGTTCGGTCCATTGAAGGCAAGGGAACTACTGCTCCCGGTCAGATAGATTTCGCGCTCTTGACGGACGGTCTTCGTGCCGAGCGGGAGCAGGGTATCACCATCGATGTAGCCTACCGCTACTTCTCGACAGCTCGCCGCAAGTTCATCATCGCGGATACTCCAGGCCATGAACAATACACGCGCAACATGGCTACAGGTGCTTCAACAGCAGATGCGACCGTGGTGCTTCTCGACGCAAGCAAAGGCGTGTTGATGCAGTCGCGGAGGCATGCCTATATCGCATCGCTTCTCCGGGTGAAGCATGTCGTAGTTGCGGTAAATAAGATGGATCTGATCGGTTATAGCGAAACTTCTTTTCGTACCATCGAACGTGATTTTCAGTTGGTCCTCGATCAGATAGCAAGTGATACCGGTAATCCTGTCGAAGCCACATTCATCCCTGTCAGTGCGCTTGCGGGTGACAACATCGTACATCGATCGACAGCGATGTCATGGTACGGTGGCCCTTCGCTTTTGGAAGTGCTTGAAGCCCTGCCGTCATCGCTGGATACCCGTTATGCGCCGTTCCGTTTTCCCGTGCAGCGTGTCATCCGGCCTGACCATACCTTTCGCGGATTTGCCGGTCAGATTGCTTCCGGCACGATTCGTCCCGGAGACACGATCACTGCTCTTCCATCCGGCAGAGTCGCGAAGATCTCTCGCATCGTCACCTGGGATGGAGACCTTTCCGAGGCTCACGCGCCGCTCTCGGTAACGCTTACTCTTGATAGAGAACTCGATATCAGCCGCGGTGATCTTATCGCGTCGTCACAGGCGCCTGCTTCCATCGTAAAAACTTTTCCCGCTTCGCTCGTATGGATGGATCAGCGGCCACTTGCGCTTCATCGCCGCTATCTTTTGAAGCACAGCAGTCATTCAGTTCCAGCCGTCGTTTC
Coding sequences:
- the cysN gene encoding sulfate adenylyltransferase subunit CysN, with the protein product MTLAAPSFVIDQFLTQEREKDLLRFSTAGSVDDGKSTLIGRLLYDTQSVYEDQVRSIEGKGTTAPGQIDFALLTDGLRAEREQGITIDVAYRYFSTARRKFIIADTPGHEQYTRNMATGASTADATVVLLDASKGVLMQSRRHAYIASLLRVKHVVVAVNKMDLIGYSETSFRTIERDFQLVLDQIASDTGNPVEATFIPVSALAGDNIVHRSTAMSWYGGPSLLEVLEALPSSLDTRYAPFRFPVQRVIRPDHTFRGFAGQIASGTIRPGDTITALPSGRVAKISRIVTWDGDLSEAHAPLSVTLTLDRELDISRGDLIASSQAPASIVKTFPASLVWMDQRPLALHRRYLLKHSSHSVPAVVSTLEYRTNVGTLTHEPAATLEMNGIGTVTIQVLRPIAIDSYGEDRSTGAFILIDPETNGTVAAGMVTDLSRSISTNEEPAISDGPVTSQERAQRWGHRGALIEFSGPEEILDKIERSLFARGAVTSRIHSALLETRSEQSAAIIDFNIQSGFLVLVTSLHEARTVVVRAEGQEIVINTDDESKVVSAVYALLSRVHIINASGKADVE